One part of the Drosophila teissieri strain GT53w chromosome 3R, Prin_Dtei_1.1, whole genome shotgun sequence genome encodes these proteins:
- the LOC122620754 gene encoding hormone receptor 4: protein MCTEVNSAMGLQATAATKRKHELTFDSKDANTTYTGNCAPPPVKANKWAISNNNYLESLEEQQQQQQQQQQSPSEPAVESNNNHIGLEANMDALKPTEPSISNGHEVTTAVAALKSQAEVPLPPTASAAIPEDSIARLEVVTSAVPCQPWTSNASTTPSAVAGPAGSAEPVDCISKLQAVAVPSDPWGSIATRSTLATTLLSADELDDDDDDFEDDYEEEESIIPTYCPMRYHPFVPHPHPHPHQLPSHPHQQQPQQLTQQQPLPQQQQLAQQQQQHPQQQRSYAPGYGSRQPNYYSEPFPQQNCSRTGGPQHMTQSPPTPQQARGFAPPQWATTGSSPANPSAGAQQFYEATNGGAYAPPAAPQQTIRCAENGKSYLDLGCSSGASGNAGGSPISPPPSSAPVVPFAGLPLHGLPLKRCCDGRPGGWCSANRSCYKDTRLKIRNLSMFKLSRFRQVSEQSLYRSVLICNTLKRIDREIEAEAKELHQAAQQHHQQAAAAAAAAAAAAAQAAQYHPAYQQQQSPPAPLHPHPQQQMDYAPVLNCARLANMEHYQQLSFQPQHQQQQQPSQTHGYHERLESQPAYRGVAAGAGSFTAQPSNCDTSAAASNNNTSGNSNNSSATAASSNSSLHPYDHYPFRESQSGRATPFPACPTTTAAAAAASAAAAAASGGAATTLSSNISSSPTSSSTSSNTTSSTVMSSSSGNTVSSNGTTPVAPTASSNNCDTSDSGYADDDSTRSINWSSVLSLSSQSALDPLNNNDLFSILPSTATPTAVPVSVPASSSSSSSGSTLAFSGSFTTVQASGGSSSSCGSSSTTATFTTLSTISSATHSLTSSYVSSISSNVSAGANTWEYGFLDMEFGLGSEFTELVPSCKLSSEDLFKSGLGGQVVTASRLHDNELEQPAHIMVGS from the exons ATGTGCACTGAG GTAAATTCCGCGATGGGTCTTCAAGCAACAGCCGCCACCAAGCGGAAGCATGAGCTGACCTTCGACAGCAAGGATGCCAACACCACCTACACGGGCAACTGTGCCCCGCCCCCCGTCAAGGCCAACAAGTGGgccatcagcaacaacaactacctGGAGTCGCTcgaggagcagcaacagcaacagcagcagcagcagcaatcgccATCGGAGCCAGCTGTTGAgtccaacaacaaccacattgGTTTAGAAGCAAACATGGATGCGTTAAAGCCAACGGAGCCAAGTATTAGCAATGGTCATGAAGTTACTACCGCCGTCGCAGCCCTGAAAAGCCAAGCGGAGGTGCCACTCCCGCCGACAGCGAGTGCGGCGATACCGGAGGACAGTATCGCTAGGCTAGAGGTGGTCACCTCAGCCGTTCCTTGTCAGCCCTGGACGAGCAATGCGTCCACGACTCCGTCGGCGGTGGCAGGACCCGCTGGATCCGCCGAACCAGTGGACTGCATCTCCAAGCTGCAGGCGGTCGCGGTGCCCAGTGATCCTTGGGGCAGCATTGCCACCCGCTCCACGCTGGCCACTACTCTGCTCAGCGCCGATGAGCtggatgacgatgatgatgattttgagGACGActacgaggaggaggagagcaTCATACCCACCTACTGTCCCATGCGCTATCATCCCTTTGTGCCGCATCCGCACCCTCATCCACACCAGCTGCCGTCCCAtccccaccagcagcagccgcagcagctcacccaacaacaaccacttccccagcagcagcaactcgcccagcaacagcaacaacatccgcagcagcagagaAGCTATGCCCCCGGATATGGGAGCAGGCAACCCAACTACTACTCGGAGCCTTTCCCGCAGCAGAATTGCTCGCGGACCGGAGGACCGCAGCACATGACGCAATCACCGCCGACACCGCAGCAGGCGCGTGGTTTTGCTCCACCCCAGTGGGCGACGACGGGAAGCAGTCCAGCCAATCCCTCAGCGGGAGCCCAACAGTTTTACGAGGCGACCAACGGTGGAGCCTACGCCCCGCCAGCGGCGCCCCAGCAAACGATTCGTTGTGCAGAGAACGGCAAATCCTATCTAGACCTGGGCTGCAGCAGTGGCGCATCCGGCAACGCTGGAGGATCGCCCATTAGTCCGCCGCCCTCATCGGCGCCCGTTGTTCCGTTCGCCGGCTTGCCGCTCCATGGCCTGCCGCTCAAGCGGTGCTGTGATGGACGACCCGGTGGCTGGTGCAGTGCCAACAGGAGTTGCTACAAGGACACGCGCCTGAAGATACGCAATCTGTCCATGTTCAAACTCTCCCGTTTCCGGCAGGTTTCCGAGCAGTCGCTATACCGCTCGGTGCTCATTTGCAACACGCTGAAGCGCATTGATCGGGAGATCGAAGCCGAGGCCAAGGAGCTGCACCAGGCGGCgcaacagcaccaccaacaggcggcagcagcggcagccgcagcagcagcagcggcggcccAAGCGGCTCAGTACCACCCAgcctaccagcagcagcaatcccCGCCAGCCCcactgcatccgcatccgcagcagcagatggACTATGCGCCCGTGCTGAACTGTGCCCGTTTGGCCAACATGGAGCACTACCAGCAACTCAGTTTCCAGccccagcaccagcaacaacagcagccttCGCAAACACATGGCTACCACGAGCGTCTGGAGAGCCAGCCCGCCtacaggggcgtggcagcgggtGCGGGCAGCTTCACCGCGCAGCCGAGCAACTGTGATACATCAGCGGCAGCAAGTAACAACAATaccagcggcaacagcaacaactccTCAGCGACAGCGGCGAGCAGCAACAGTAGTCTGCACCCCTATGATCACTATCCCTTTCGGGAGTCGCAATCTGGTCGAGCCACGCCCTTCCCGGCCTGCCCCaccaccacagcagcagcggctgcagcttcagcagcagcagcagcggccagcggaggagcagcaacaaccctgagcagcaacatcagcagttcCCCCACATCAAGCAGCACTAGCAGCAACACCACTTCCTCAACGGTGATGAGCAGCAGTAGTGGGAATACTGTGAGCAGCAATGGCACCACGCCAGTTGCCCCTaccgccagcagcaacaactgcgaTACTAGCGATTCGGGCTATGCGGACGACGACTCTACGCGATCCATCAACTGGAGTTCAGTGCTGAGCCTGAGTTCGCAATCGGCGCTGGATCCGCTGAACAACAACGATTTGTTCAGCATACTTCCGTCGACGGCCACACCCACAGCGGTGCCAGTTTCAGTGCCAGCCAGCAGTTCCAGTTCCTCCTCGGGGTCCACGTTGGCATTCAGCGGGAGCTTCACCACCGTGCAGGCGAGCGGCGGCAGTAGCAGTTCCTGCGGGAGCAGCTCCACCACCGCCACATTCACCACCCTGTCCACCATTTCCTCGGCCACCCACTCGCTGACCTCGTCGTATGTTAGCAGCATCAGCTCTAATGTGTCGGCGGGAGCCAATACCTGGGAGTACGGATTCCTGGACATGGAGTTCGGACTGGGGTCGGAGTTCACGGAGCTGGTGCCGAGCTGTAAGCTCAGCTCCGAGGATCTGTTTAAAAGCGGACTGGGCGGGCAGGTTGTGACCGCCTCCCGCCTGCACGACAACGAACTGGAGCAGCCGGCCCACATCATGGTCGGCAGTTAG